From Besnoitia besnoiti strain Bb-Ger1 chromosome X, whole genome shotgun sequence, one genomic window encodes:
- a CDS encoding hypothetical protein (encoded by transcript BESB_017790) codes for MKLPTAPPPAAAASDAGGGSGSSLAPFLLQLLSKLFSVFSSVVLSRVFGLPANILAAAVFHLPTLQTTALFLLREGLRRTATRPIGGVGESVREDALCGGEEASDALSSDEKEGAPDARRGDGRGLRRGRARGSGARRASSSGDRSRGSFTRSRLFHGSAQRSRRCSSMNLAFLGVLSSALFSAILAIVWLAALPDLRSASSADASASGAPPRAGRQLGFGSFRARGVLEPTPQERNHELEVTEDAATVWSYRLAVGLFCLATLLEAAAEPFLTAVVLRASEAGAGGSRGAAEAAVYPEATGERSDRNRAYSDGGGTARGGQPSESVVPRGQRRGEGQKRDGLSPESRKNDSEPACRGNAAATRDADEACRLRALAEAAATVSKMATILALLGFLRVIRPRLVTLHTMQAPVCHDAAGVCGASYASREPASWDPLGGSAPPPQSLFSAAASLLPAHWRLTLALACSHPLAAFGGGQVVYSLVWLFVLARAALQGGASMCEGGEEEKGEARGKRKEGKLRFTLFVFRRYLQALQNVCCGRCSCSYTRCRPHERTRSANSSEAAFQPPRASPPPPAFSRGRAPSLAPEAAEVGARRASDSAWSLRRLRRVVVCLREVVTRAHMRLSSAKEHLVIAEHRRLLRVNFGLMLQKFLGTEGEKLLLLALLSPDAAGEYAFVSAAASIFCRLFFAPIEEAAFTAFCAQPVKATALASVGPAGGTETMEPSGPKAPGPRGNTRQEGGRGSGTEAKENGEIRLISRRSAILPVGGNMQHHLTSRKEVDDCSLHQAGNLANSGLQPPSGLRCRSHVHSADRHKETCEAVYGSFCGDESPRGGAGPADEGQEEVASPAGDRPLPDSSLEAAYASDGAFGPSLPLLRRVLALEGTLGLVAAANGPLFARAALRFVYGPRWGNCPGAVAALQVYSVYLFLLAVYGLLDAYTMATASPEMLRLLRRLNGVATAFHLVVSLPSCVSLYPERQAAAVVGMQCLFAVAKIGFSLLPFAYRLASLWLKPARSLESLRVVSHASPRSKVARGSAAFDTQDKSLRCAEPHSVRSGLFSETFETERDPPSRWRSLAEASPKGARGGASAAASPSELWTPQRDSGGSEKARFANEPLDLGSLLSCVPSAALLLLPPSLVSLVLPIVCWALFAAAVLAAARRAPQMSCSRSEPFAKEFFAAPDMSPSVQDASGAAEECQSHEEGGAETSERMSCSRRSSRNRIKRTRDGSDAAGGRVSHPPRPCACLAQRSAWRNGSSRFWWARPSLRASSCLWHGRF; via the exons ATGAAATtgccgacggcgccgcctcccgccgcggcggcctcggacgcaggcggcggctcagggtcgtcgctcgcgccgttcctgctgcagctgctttcgaagcttttttctgtgttttcTTCCGTCGTTCTTTCTCGCGTCTTTGGCCTGCCGGCAAACAttctggcggccgcggtctTTCACCTCccgacgctgcagacgacggcgctgTTCCTCTTGCGAGAggggctgcgccgcacggcgacgcggcccaTTGGAGGGGTCGGCGAATCCGTCCGTGAGGACGCGCTGTgcgggggcgaggaggcatCTGACGCGCTCTCCAGTGACGAAAAGGAGGGAGCGCCggatgcgcggcgcggcgacgggcgtGGGCTTAGGCGTgggcgtgcgcgcggctcgggcgCCAGGCGGGCTTCATCATCGGGCGACCGCTCTCGGGGGTCGTTCACGCGTTCGCGCCTCTTCCACGGCTCCGCTCAACGCAGTCGACGATGCAGCAGCATGAACCTTGCattcctcggcgtcctctcgtctgcgctctTCTCGGCGATCCTGGCCATCGTCTGGCTCGCGGCCCTGCCGGATCTGAGGagcgcttcttcagctgacgcgtccgcctctggagcgccgccgcgagcaggAAGGCAGTTGGGGTTTGGTTctttccgcgcgcggggcgTTCTGGAGCCGACGCCCCAAGAGAGAAATCACGAGCTCGAGGTCACTGAGGACGCTGCGACGGTGTGGTCCtaccgcctcgccgtcggactcttctgcctcgcgacGCTGCTAGAAGCTGCCGCCGAGCCCTTCCTCACGGCGGTCGTCCTGCGGGCCtctgaggcgggcgcggggggttcgcgaggagcggcggaagcagccGTCTACCCCGAAGCGACTGGAGAGCGTTCGGACAGGAACCGCGCCTACAGCGATGGAGGCGGgaccgcgcgcggcgggcagccgTCTGAGAGCGTGGTGCCGCGCGGGCAACGTCGCGGAGAGggacagaagagagacggaTTGTCACCAGAGTCGAGAAAGAACGACTCCGagcctgcatgcagaggaaacgcagccgccacgcgggatgcagacgaagcgTGCCGATTACGAGCTCTCGCAGAAGCGGCCGCAACCGTCAGCAAGATGGCCACGatcctcgccctcctgggGTTTCTACGGGTCATTCGCCCCCGCCTCGTGACGCTTCATACGATGCAAGCGCCAGTCTGCCACGACgcagccggcgtctgcggcgcgtcgtaCGCGTCGCGCGAGCCTGCGAGCTGGGACCCATTGGGCGGGTCTGCCCCGCCCCCCCAGTCTCTgttctctgcagcagctaGCCTGCTTCCTGCTCACTGGCGGCTGACTCTGGCTCTAGCGTGTAGCCACCCGCTggcggccttcggcggcggtcAGGTTGTTTACTCTCTCGTCTGGCTGTTCGTCCTCGCTcgtgcggcgctgcagggcgGGGCCAGCATGTGCGAggggggcgaagaggaaaaaggcgAAGCCAGAGGAAAGCGGAAAGAAGGGAAACTCCGCTTCACATTGTTCGTGTTTAGGCGCTACCTGCAAGCCCTGCAAAACGTCTGCTGCGGGAGATGCAGCTGCTCCTACACGCGCTGCAGACCGCACGAACGCACACGCTCTGCGAACTCTTCTGAGGCCGCGTTccagcctcctcgcgcgtcccctcccccgccggcCTTCTCTCGGGGCAGGGCGCCCTCCCTTGCGCCTGAAGCCGCGGAGGTCGGTGCGCGACGAGCATCAGACTCTGCTtggtcgctgcgccgcctgcggcgcgtcgtcgtctgtctTCGCGAGGTGGTTACGAGAGCGCACATGCGTCTGTCCAGCGCGAAGGAGCACCTCGTCATCGCTGAGCACCGgcggctccttcgcgtcAACTTCGGGCTCATGCTGCAGAAGTTCTTGGGGACCGAAGGGGAAAAGCTTCTGCTCTTGGCTCTTCTCAGCCCAGATGCCGCAGGCGAGTACGCCTTcgtgagcgccgcggcctccatcTTTTGTCGTCTTTTCTTCGCCCCCATCGAGGAGGCTGCCTTCACCGCCTTCTGTGCTCAGCCTGTGAAGGCGACGGCACTCGCCTCCGTGGGCCCTGCAGGGGGGACGGAGACAATGGAGCCTAGCGGGCCCAAGGCCCCGGGCCCGCGAGGGAACACGCGGCAGGAGGGAGGCCGTGGGTCGGGAACGGAGGCAAAAGAAAATGGGGAAATCCGCCTGATTTCCAGGAGAAGCGCCATTCTGCCTGTCGGAGGAAACATGCAACACCATCTGACATCACGAAAAGAGGTCGATGATTGCTCTCTCCACCAGGCAGGAAACCTGGCGAATTCAGGCTTGCAGCCACCCAGtggcctgcgctgccgcagccacgTCCATAGTGCTGACAGGCACAAGGAGACTTGCGAAGCGGTGTATGGTTCGTTCTGTGGCGATGAGTCCCCCAGAGGCGGAGCTGGCCCCGCGGACGAGGGACAGGAGGAGGTCGCTTCGCCCGCAGGGGATCGTCCCCTCCCCGACAGCAGCCTAGAAGCCGCATACGCGTCTGACGGGGCTTTTGGGCCTTCCctgccgcttctgcgccgcgtgctcgCCCTGGAAGGCACCCTGGGACTTGTCGCCGCGGCCAACGggcctctcttcgctcggGCCGCGCTGCGGTTCGTGTACGGCCCGCGGTGGGGTAACTGtcccggcgccgtcgccgccctccaaGT GTACAGCGTTTACCTCTTTCTCTTGGCTGTTTACGGCCTTCTAGATGCCTACACCATGGCCACGGCGTCGCCCGAGATGCTGCGGCTTCTCCGTCGCTTGAACGGCGTGGCGACGGCGTTTCacctcgtcgtctcgctgccttcgtgcgtctctctctatcCCGAG cggcaggccgctGCGGTCGTGGGGATGCagtgtctcttcgccgtgGCGAAGAttggtttttctctcttACCGTTCGCCTACCGCCTCGCGAGTCTGTGGCTGAAGCCTGCGCGGAGTCTAGAGTCGCTGCGCGTAGTGAGTCACGCGTCGCCCCGCTCGAAGGTagcgcgcggaagcgccgcctTCGACACTCAAGACAAGTCGCTGCGCTGTGCAGAGCCGCACAGCGTACGGTCAGGGCTCTTTTCGGAAACTTTTGAGACAGAACGCGACCCTCCTTCGCGGTGGCGTTCCCTCGCCGAAGCCTCGCCGAAAGGGGcacgggggggggcgagcgctgctgcgtcgccctccgagTTGTGGACGCCACAGAGAGACTCGGGAGGCAGTGAGAAAGCGCGTTTCGCGAATGAACCCTTAGATCTGGGCAGCCTGCTTTCGTGTGTCCCCTCGGCCGCACTGCTCCTGCTACCCCCTTCTCTCGTCTCGCTGGTGCTGCCGATCGTGTGCTgggcgctcttcgcggccgccgtcctcgcggcggcgcggcgggcgccgcagatgAGCTGCTCACGCAGCGAGCCTTTTGCGAAGGAGTTCTTCGCAGCGCCCGACATGTCACCCAGCGTGCAGGACGCAAGTGGCGCTGCCGAAGAGTGTCAATCCCACGAAGAAGGCGGTGCAGAGACTAGCGAGCGGATGTcttgcagccgccgcagcagcagaaaccGCATAAAACGCACGCGAGACGGTTCGGATGCCGCGGGAGGGAGGGTCTCGCATCCCCCCAGACCGTGCGCCTGCCTGGCACAGAGATCTGCGTGGAGGAATGGCAGCTCGAGGTTCTGGTGGGCGCGGCCGTCGTTGCGGGCCTCGTCCTGTCTCTGGCACGGCCGTTTTTGA